A section of the Numida meleagris isolate 19003 breed g44 Domestic line chromosome 16, NumMel1.0, whole genome shotgun sequence genome encodes:
- the PSMB7 gene encoding proteasome subunit beta type-7, giving the protein MAAVSVLRAPRGGFSFDNCARNSLLEAELGQKGQRLPAARKTGTTIAGVVYKDGVVLGADTRATEGMVVADKNCSKIHYISSNIYCCGAGTAADTEMTTQLIASNLELHALSTGRLPRVVTANRMLKQMLFRYQGYIGAALVLGGVDVTGPHLYSIYPHGSTDKLPYVTMGSGSLAAMAIFEDKYKPDMEEEEAKQLVRDAIAAGIYNDLGSGSNIDICVISKNKLDFLRPYDVANRKGERFGRYKCEKGTTAVLTENVAHLEIEVVDETVQTMDTS; this is encoded by the exons ATGGCGGCGGTGTCGGTGCTGCGGGCGCCGAGGGGCGGCTTCAGCTTCGACAACTGCGCTCG GAACTCGCTCCTGGAGGCCGAGCTCGGGCAGAAGGGGCAGCGGCTGCCGGCGGCCCGCAAGACGGGCACCACCATCGCGGGAGTCGTCTACAAA GATGGCGTGGTCCTGGGAGCCGACACGAGGGCGACGGAAGGGATGGTCGTCGCTGATAAGAACTGCTCGAAAATACACTACATCTCTTCCAACATCTA CTGTTGTGGTGCCGGCACAGCTGCAGACACTGAGATGACGACGCAGTTGATTGCTTCCAATCTGGAGCTCCATGCACTGTCTACAGGACGACTTCCACGTGTTGTCACAGCTAATCGAATGCtaaagcaaatgcttttcag GTATCAAGGCTACATTGGTGCTGCCTTGGTTTTAGGAGGCGTCGATGTCACTGGACCTCACCTTTACAGCATATATCCCCATGGATCAACTGACAAATTGCCTTATGTTACCATGG GTTCTGGCTCACTGGCAGCTATGGCCATTTTTGAAGATAAATACAAACCGGACATGGAG GAAGAAGAAGCCAAACAGCTTGTGAGGGATGCCATTGCAGCTGGGATATACAATGATCTGGGCTCTGGCAGTAACATAGATATCTGTGTTATAAGCAAGAACAAGTTGGATTTTCTCCGTCCGTATGACGTGGccaacagaaaaggagaaag GTTTGGCAGATACAAGTGTGAGAAAGGAACTACTGCTGTTCTCACAGAAAACGTAGCGCACCTGGAGATCGAGGTGGTGGATGAAACCGTCCAAACCATGGACACCTCCTGA